The following DNA comes from Paenibacillus crassostreae.
AACTTACTTAGGTCCTCAATCGTGCTGTATAGACCCCCCTCTGGATCTTGAGCACTACCAAACGCTTCAAATGAACGGTTGATATGAACCTTATTTGCTAAAAACCAAGTATATTCTTTGGCTAATTGTGAATCTGTGATGCTATTAAGATGATGCCCGAATACTGTGTCTTTCATTTGAAGCGGATCTAGAATCTTTTGCTGAATGTAGTCATAATAACTCAACCCTGACACCTGTTCGATCACAAGTCCCAAAATACTATAACAGCCATTGCAGTAGCTTCCTGATTGGCCTGGCTCTTGTGTAATCTCGATTTGATCAAACAATCGCACAAAGTCTTCCAGTGAATCACGGGCTTTATTATCCTCAAAAACGAGTCCATCGGTCTGAAATGAGCCAATCCCCCCTGCCGAATGAGTCAAGAGATGCCGCAAAGTAATTTGGTCAGTAAGTTCTTTTTGTTTAAATTGAAACCAAGGGATGTATGTACTGACGGTCTGATCAATATCTAATAGCCCCTCATGCTGTAATTGATAAATGGCCGTTGCTGTAAAAGATTTTGTAACGGAAGCGATGGAGTATACTGTGTTTTCATTAGGCATTTGCTCCCGCTCTAAGTCTAGCTTTCCGAATCCTTGCGACCGAATCAGCTTATCCTGATGAGTAATTCCAAGCACACCGCCAACTATGTCATTCCGCTCCATTTGCTCATTGAAATAAGATACTGCTTGATCTAGTCTTTCTTCGCTAATCACTGAATCCTGTATCCCCTCTGCCATTGCCTCGGATGTAAATGGAATAGTTAATATGAACACCATCATAATCAACAGGATTGGTTTGATCCATCTCACCCTCATCTTCCTCCTTTGAACCGAGTTTTGTCATTATCGGTTATTTCATACGTACAGACACAACACAACGTTTCAAATTTTTTCCACTTTCATTCAGATTGATGATGACCAATATAACAATTTTTGTAAACTATATTTAATAAGCACAGTATATTCTTTAGTTATTGAAGTAGAATTTTTTTGATACACGCTATAATTGACCTCAGAGGAGGACTAATTCAAATAAATGTAAGCGCTTTATATTATCAAATCATTTTAGGAGGGATGCATCAAATGAGTAGAAAGTTCAAAAGAGTCATCTCAATCTTACTCGCAGCAGCTTTGCTGATTCCATCAATCTGGCTCGCGCCAGTTGCGAAAGCGGCGGGATCGATAGAACAACCAGATACGGTAACAATTTACCACGAATCCTTTGCTGACGGTAAAGGAGCTGCAACGCAATCGGGTGGCGCTAGCCTAACACCTGTCATCGATAAGGCTTTTGCCGGAAATGCTGACCGAGCAGCTTTATATGTAAGTAACAGAACGAACACCTGGGATGCGATTGATTTCAAATTCGCCGATATCGGATTGGAAAATGGTAAAACCTACACAGTGACTACATCTGTATATGTTGACGCTGATGTGACTGTGCCTAGTGGCGCACAAGCTTATCTTCAAACGGTAGAGAGTTACGGCTTCTTGGCAGGCGCAGATTTTGTAGCTGGATCAGCTTTCACTATGACCAAAGAATTTACCGTGGATATGGACAAGGATTCTGCCCTACGCGTTCAATCAAGCGAGGATGGAAAGACTGTTCCATTCTATATTGGGGATGTATTGATCACCGAAAAGGTGGCTTCGAGCGGTGGAGAACCGCAGAGAGACCCAGCTTTAC
Coding sequences within:
- a CDS encoding serine hydrolase domain-containing protein, whose protein sequence is MRWIKPILLIMMVFILTIPFTSEAMAEGIQDSVISEERLDQAVSYFNEQMERNDIVGGVLGITHQDKLIRSQGFGKLDLEREQMPNENTVYSIASVTKSFTATAIYQLQHEGLLDIDQTVSTYIPWFQFKQKELTDQITLRHLLTHSAGGIGSFQTDGLVFEDNKARDSLEDFVRLFDQIEITQEPGQSGSYCNGCYSILGLVIEQVSGLSYYDYIQQKILDPLQMKDTVFGHHLNSITDSQLAKEYTWFLANKVHINRSFEAFGSAQDPEGGLYSTIEDLSKFHSAQLGFAEYSLLAPDSIEESRIGYVTTEMNNASYTASGFERKELHQNATFYKTGDGVGSATAILFIPEHDLGITLFLGEFHPEIQQQMIEGITSVMLGHEPESNLAPFTLGKLLGIISITLILLGTFFLVFLIRRLWRKGLYAKNLVRSILSLIGYGACAAPFWFLFLTVRPTSIGFYGYPYDLAIGMIMFVGAFSLWFMYYVMVIFLKKYKRKLNQGVATLTSKL